In Mycobacterium gallinarum, a single window of DNA contains:
- a CDS encoding S-(hydroxymethyl)mycothiol dehydrogenase, with translation MTQTVRGVISRKKGEPVEVVEVVIPDPGAGEVVVDIIACGVCHTDLTYREGGINDEFPFLLGHEAAGTVESVGAGVTNVEPGDFVILNWRAVCGQCRACKRGRPHLCFDTFNAEQPMTLTDGTPLTPALGIGAFADKTLVHEGQCTKVDPAADPAVAGLLGCGVMAGIGAAINTGAVNRDDTVAVIGCGGVGDAAIAGAALVGARRIIAVDTDNKKLDWARGFGATHTINAKELDPVATIQDLTDGFGADVVIDAVGRPETWKQAFYARDLAGTVVLVGVPTPDMTLEMPLIDFFSRGGSLKSSWYGDCLPERDFPTLISLYLQGRLPLEKFVSERIGLDGIEDAFHKMHAGSEADAVLRSVVIL, from the coding sequence ATGACTCAGACGGTGCGGGGCGTGATTTCGCGTAAGAAGGGTGAGCCGGTCGAGGTGGTCGAGGTGGTCATCCCCGATCCGGGTGCCGGTGAGGTGGTGGTCGACATCATCGCCTGCGGGGTGTGCCATACCGATCTGACGTATCGCGAGGGCGGGATCAACGACGAGTTCCCCTTCCTGCTGGGTCATGAGGCGGCGGGCACGGTGGAGTCGGTCGGCGCGGGTGTGACGAACGTGGAGCCCGGCGACTTCGTGATCCTGAACTGGCGTGCGGTGTGTGGACAGTGCCGGGCGTGCAAGCGCGGTCGCCCACATTTGTGCTTTGACACATTCAACGCCGAGCAGCCGATGACCTTGACCGACGGCACCCCGTTGACGCCCGCGCTGGGCATCGGCGCCTTCGCAGACAAGACATTGGTGCACGAGGGCCAGTGCACGAAGGTCGATCCGGCCGCCGATCCCGCGGTGGCGGGCCTGTTGGGCTGCGGGGTGATGGCCGGTATCGGCGCGGCGATCAACACCGGCGCGGTCAACCGTGACGACACTGTGGCCGTGATCGGCTGCGGCGGTGTCGGTGATGCCGCGATCGCCGGTGCCGCCTTGGTCGGGGCGCGGCGGATCATCGCGGTGGACACCGACAACAAGAAGCTGGACTGGGCGCGCGGGTTCGGGGCCACGCACACCATCAACGCCAAAGAGCTCGACCCGGTGGCGACGATCCAGGATTTGACCGACGGCTTCGGCGCGGACGTGGTGATCGACGCGGTCGGTCGGCCCGAAACGTGGAAACAGGCGTTCTATGCCCGCGATCTGGCCGGAACCGTTGTCCTGGTCGGTGTTCCGACCCCGGACATGACATTGGAGATGCCGCTGATCGACTTCTTCTCCCGCGGCGGTTCACTTAAATCGTCGTGGTATGGCGACTGCCTGCCCGAGCGTGACTTCCCCACGTTGATCAGCCTTTACCTGCAAGGCAGGCTGCCGCTGGAGAAGTTCGTCTCCGAACGCATCGGTCTGGACGGTATCGAGGACGCATTCCACAAGATGCATGCCGGCTCCGAAGCAGACGCTGTGCTGCGCTCGGTGGTGATCCTGTGA
- a CDS encoding MBL fold metallo-hydrolase translates to MSDNISRVVTHGTFELDGGSWEVDNNIWLVGDDNDVIVFDAAHDAGPIVMAVGGRNVVAVVCTHGHNDHVTVAPELSDALDAPVLLHPADDVLWRMTHPERDFRTVSDGETLAVGGIELHALHTPGHSPGSVCWHAPALNAVFSGDTLFQGGPGATGRSYSDFPTILSSISGRLGKLPDDTVVYTGHGDTTTIGDELVNYDDWVKRGS, encoded by the coding sequence GTGAGCGACAACATCTCCCGCGTGGTCACCCACGGCACCTTCGAACTCGACGGCGGATCCTGGGAAGTCGACAACAACATCTGGCTCGTCGGCGACGACAACGACGTCATCGTCTTCGACGCCGCCCACGACGCCGGGCCGATCGTCATGGCCGTCGGCGGCCGCAACGTGGTGGCAGTCGTTTGCACCCATGGGCACAATGACCACGTCACGGTCGCCCCTGAGCTGTCGGATGCGCTCGACGCGCCGGTGCTTCTGCATCCGGCCGACGACGTGCTGTGGCGAATGACTCACCCCGAGAGGGATTTCCGTACCGTCAGCGATGGCGAGACGCTCGCTGTCGGTGGCATCGAGCTGCACGCGCTGCACACTCCTGGACACTCGCCGGGCTCGGTGTGTTGGCATGCTCCCGCGTTGAACGCGGTCTTCAGCGGCGACACCCTGTTCCAGGGCGGCCCGGGGGCCACCGGACGGTCGTACTCGGACTTCCCCACGATCCTCTCGTCGATCTCGGGCCGGCTCGGGAAGCTGCCCGACGACACCGTCGTCTACACCGGACACGGCGACACCACCACCATCGGTGACGAGCTCGTGAATTACGACGACTGGGTCAAGCGCGGCAGCTGA
- a CDS encoding class I SAM-dependent methyltransferase: MTAIEEQQFTDTTEEFAGRIAGAIDSASLAILLSIGHQTNLFDTLAELPPATSAQIADAAGLNERYVREWLGGVVSGRVVEFDPATQTYTLPRHRAAVLTRAAGPDNLARVAQFIPMLGEVEQKVVDCFHNGGGLSYSDYPRFHKLMAEESGEVFDAALVEVILPMADGLPERLRAGADVADIGCGSGHAINVMAQAFPASRFTGIDFSDEGLAVGRAEAQRLNLPNATFAAMDVAALDMSETYDVITVFDAIHDQAHPAQVLQNIYSALRPGGVLLMVDIKASTRLEDNIGVPLATYLYTVSTMHCMSVSLGLGGDGLGTCWGRQLATSMLADAGFGDVTVREIESDAFNYYYIARKS, encoded by the coding sequence ATGACCGCCATCGAAGAACAGCAATTCACCGACACCACAGAAGAATTCGCCGGCCGTATCGCGGGTGCCATTGACAGCGCCAGCCTGGCGATACTGCTGTCGATCGGGCATCAGACCAATTTGTTCGACACCCTGGCCGAACTTCCACCGGCCACCAGCGCGCAAATCGCCGACGCCGCCGGGCTCAACGAACGCTATGTGCGGGAATGGCTGGGTGGGGTGGTGTCCGGCCGCGTCGTCGAGTTCGACCCGGCCACGCAGACCTACACCCTTCCGCGGCACCGCGCGGCCGTGCTGACGCGGGCGGCGGGTCCGGACAATCTGGCCCGCGTCGCGCAGTTCATACCGATGCTCGGTGAGGTGGAACAGAAGGTTGTCGATTGCTTCCACAACGGCGGTGGTTTGTCGTACAGCGACTATCCACGCTTTCACAAGCTGATGGCCGAGGAGAGCGGTGAGGTGTTCGACGCCGCACTCGTCGAGGTCATTCTGCCGATGGCTGACGGCCTGCCCGAGCGGCTGCGCGCCGGCGCCGACGTGGCCGACATCGGCTGTGGCAGTGGCCACGCGATCAATGTCATGGCACAGGCGTTTCCGGCAAGTCGCTTCACCGGCATCGACTTCTCCGACGAAGGCCTCGCCGTCGGCCGGGCCGAAGCCCAACGGCTGAACCTGCCCAACGCGACGTTCGCCGCCATGGATGTGGCGGCGCTCGATATGAGCGAAACCTATGACGTCATCACGGTTTTCGATGCGATTCACGACCAGGCCCACCCGGCGCAGGTGCTCCAGAACATCTATTCCGCACTGCGGCCGGGCGGCGTGTTGTTGATGGTCGACATCAAGGCGTCGACTCGGCTGGAGGACAATATCGGCGTGCCGTTGGCGACGTACCTCTACACGGTGTCGACGATGCACTGCATGAGCGTGTCGCTGGGTCTGGGCGGAGATGGGCTAGGCACGTGTTGGGGTCGGCAACTGGCTACGTCGATGCTCGCCGATGCCGGCTTCGGGGACGTCACGGTCCGCGAGATCGAATCCGACGCGTTCAACTACTACTACATCGCGCGCAAATCATGA
- a CDS encoding TetR/AcrR family transcriptional regulator, with protein MTSFQRARRPEQMAARRMAIMKVARDMLAEKTVGDISLRELSDRVGLAKSNVLRYFDSREAIFLEVLDEEFTMWLADVESRLGRPRARKSGYANEIRVATVVADSVMARPLLGELLGSMASVLERNISHRFARDFKARAMGRIAALAALVHRHLPWLPEEFTAFFAEGSLMLTAGAYPFSVPTEPVRAAIAEIGLPDPGQRFSDGLRLGLQTWLIGAAAQTEA; from the coding sequence GTGACGTCCTTCCAGCGTGCTCGCCGGCCGGAGCAGATGGCGGCCCGCCGGATGGCGATCATGAAGGTCGCGCGCGACATGCTTGCCGAGAAGACCGTCGGTGACATCAGCTTGCGGGAACTCTCGGACCGGGTCGGACTGGCCAAGTCGAACGTACTGAGATATTTCGACAGCCGCGAGGCGATCTTCCTCGAGGTGCTCGACGAGGAATTCACGATGTGGCTCGCTGACGTCGAGAGTCGGCTGGGGCGGCCACGTGCCAGAAAATCGGGCTACGCCAACGAGATCCGGGTTGCGACCGTCGTCGCGGATTCGGTGATGGCGCGCCCGCTGCTCGGCGAGCTTCTCGGGTCGATGGCCTCGGTGCTGGAACGCAACATCTCGCATCGGTTCGCCCGCGACTTCAAGGCGCGCGCGATGGGGCGGATCGCGGCATTGGCGGCCCTCGTGCACCGCCATCTGCCCTGGCTGCCTGAAGAGTTCACCGCGTTCTTCGCCGAGGGGTCGCTGATGTTGACAGCGGGCGCGTATCCGTTCTCGGTGCCCACCGAACCAGTGCGCGCCGCCATCGCAGAGATCGGGCTTCCCGATCCAGGTCAGCGATTCAGCGACGGCCTGCGATTGGGTCTGCAGACATGGCTGATCGGCGCGGCGGCACAGACCGAGGCGTGA
- a CDS encoding LuxR family transcriptional regulator yields MDTGVGTHGDLLLTARTAHVRRDWHASYSAFFRAGEDTPLGTDDLDAMATAAWQLGRGKESLRIAERVFGQLSRTDPPSAAMKAVELGLAWFTRGDFVIAQGWMNRARRLLDGAPEGPTDGYLAYLEALVVMADGDALAARVQKLRDVCQRLDMPALNALCRVAEALTAISEARVADAYGLIDEAMLPILADEVPIDWAGDIYCVVLNQCHRLADLPRMRAWTQSMERWCNDFAGSSNYGGVCDVHRLQLSAATDDYRQLEDRLAETSRALEDVNTWAAGEGYFQLGEVRRLRGDADGAFAAFARARSLGVEPQPGEALLRCRMGDRETAWTDLRLALAGADRPGRMRLLRASVEVALARGSLDEGERYCAELESGAEAFATPGFRAWAAHARGALLTQQGQHARALGLLEAALREYRTQQSRYETAQIYEWMALAHKGLGDEQLAAADSATAENIYAQLGVEPAQICVTSTARGLTKREIQILQRIAGGATNKQVAEQICISEKTVGRHLANIYAKLDVSSRTAAVAWAYDNDILQ; encoded by the coding sequence ATGGATACCGGCGTAGGCACCCACGGCGACCTGCTGCTGACGGCGCGCACCGCGCACGTCCGCCGAGACTGGCATGCCTCCTATTCGGCATTCTTCCGGGCAGGCGAGGACACGCCGCTGGGTACCGACGACCTCGACGCGATGGCGACTGCGGCGTGGCAGCTGGGGCGCGGCAAGGAGTCCCTGCGCATCGCCGAACGTGTCTTCGGACAGTTGTCGCGCACCGACCCGCCGTCGGCGGCGATGAAAGCCGTGGAACTCGGCCTGGCGTGGTTCACCCGCGGGGACTTCGTCATCGCGCAGGGCTGGATGAACCGGGCACGCCGACTGCTCGACGGCGCCCCCGAGGGGCCCACCGACGGCTACCTGGCATATCTCGAGGCGCTCGTGGTGATGGCCGACGGCGATGCGCTCGCCGCGCGGGTGCAGAAGCTACGAGACGTCTGTCAGCGGCTGGACATGCCCGCGCTCAACGCGCTGTGCCGGGTCGCCGAGGCGCTGACCGCGATCAGCGAGGCCCGGGTGGCCGATGCGTACGGACTGATCGACGAGGCAATGTTGCCGATCCTTGCCGACGAGGTGCCCATCGACTGGGCGGGCGACATCTACTGCGTCGTCCTCAACCAATGTCATCGGCTGGCCGACCTGCCGCGGATGAGGGCATGGACCCAATCAATGGAGCGCTGGTGCAACGACTTTGCGGGGTCGTCGAACTACGGCGGGGTCTGCGATGTGCATCGGCTGCAGCTGTCGGCTGCCACCGATGACTACCGCCAGCTCGAGGACAGGCTTGCCGAGACCAGCCGGGCGCTGGAGGACGTCAACACCTGGGCCGCCGGTGAGGGGTACTTCCAGTTGGGGGAGGTGCGGCGGCTGCGCGGCGATGCCGATGGTGCGTTCGCGGCCTTCGCGCGCGCCCGGTCACTGGGTGTGGAGCCCCAACCCGGTGAGGCGTTGCTGCGTTGCCGGATGGGTGACCGCGAGACCGCGTGGACCGATTTGCGGCTGGCGCTTGCCGGCGCCGACCGGCCGGGCCGCATGCGATTGTTGCGCGCGTCGGTCGAAGTCGCGCTGGCACGTGGCAGCCTCGACGAAGGCGAAAGATACTGTGCGGAACTCGAATCCGGCGCCGAAGCGTTCGCTACCCCCGGATTCCGGGCGTGGGCAGCACATGCCCGCGGCGCGCTGTTGACACAGCAGGGGCAGCACGCGAGGGCACTGGGATTGCTCGAAGCGGCGCTGCGCGAGTATCGAACTCAGCAATCTCGGTACGAGACCGCGCAGATTTACGAGTGGATGGCCCTCGCGCACAAGGGCCTGGGCGACGAGCAGCTGGCCGCCGCGGACTCGGCGACCGCCGAGAACATCTACGCCCAGCTGGGAGTCGAGCCGGCCCAGATCTGCGTCACCAGCACAGCCCGGGGTCTGACCAAACGCGAAATCCAGATTTTGCAGCGAATCGCCGGGGGCGCGACCAACAAACAGGTCGCCGAGCAGATCTGCATCAGTGAGAAGACGGTCGGCCGTCATCTGGCCAACATCTACGCCAAACTCGACGTCTCCTCACGCACGGCCGCGGTGGCGTGGGCATACGACAACGACATCCTGCAATGA
- a CDS encoding SHOCT domain-containing protein, which produces MKRAPRIAIVVSVLTLVVSFVGFMASLVLNVFVLDEYDAYGEMTIPGSMSLQLPAGEMTVSFHTVVADNPRSGFAIPDLSFGITPTAGLPEPTVIEDIGGTTTHNNDVRVRVWKVQVREAGTYQVEAKGSVDGFITPRMAFGHDGSRGWLPFVFGGLFGLGLLQLAVSLMWSARAAKKRRILDEGRGT; this is translated from the coding sequence ATGAAGCGCGCGCCGCGGATCGCGATCGTGGTTTCTGTTCTCACGTTGGTCGTGTCTTTCGTCGGTTTCATGGCATCGCTTGTCCTGAACGTCTTCGTGCTCGACGAGTACGACGCGTACGGCGAGATGACAATTCCGGGCTCCATGAGCCTGCAACTTCCTGCTGGCGAGATGACCGTGAGCTTCCATACCGTGGTGGCCGACAATCCGAGGAGCGGTTTCGCGATTCCCGATCTGAGTTTCGGGATCACCCCGACCGCCGGTCTGCCGGAGCCCACGGTCATCGAAGACATCGGCGGCACAACGACACACAACAACGATGTGCGCGTGCGGGTCTGGAAGGTTCAGGTTCGGGAGGCGGGCACCTACCAGGTCGAGGCCAAGGGGTCTGTCGACGGGTTCATCACGCCCAGAATGGCATTCGGACATGACGGCTCCCGCGGATGGCTGCCGTTCGTGTTCGGCGGTCTCTTCGGACTCGGCTTACTGCAGCTCGCCGTCTCGTTGATGTGGTCCGCGCGTGCGGCCAAGAAGCGTCGCATTCTCGACGAGGGCCGAGGAACCTAA
- a CDS encoding DUF3145 domain-containing protein, producing the protein MRAANQFADAATGVVYIHASPAAVAPHVEWALSSTLSARANLKWTPQPAMPGQLRAVTNWIGPVGTGAALANALRSWSVLRFEVTEDPSAGVDGHRWCHTPQLGMWSGAMSANGDVMVGEMRLRTLMQSGADMLAAELDSVLGTAWDEALEPYRDGGDAAEVSWLSRGVG; encoded by the coding sequence ATGCGTGCAGCGAACCAATTCGCCGACGCGGCGACTGGCGTGGTGTACATCCATGCTTCTCCCGCGGCGGTAGCCCCTCATGTCGAGTGGGCGCTGTCGTCGACGCTTTCGGCGAGAGCAAACCTGAAGTGGACGCCCCAGCCTGCCATGCCCGGGCAGCTGCGCGCCGTCACCAACTGGATCGGGCCGGTGGGCACCGGGGCGGCCCTGGCGAACGCACTGCGGTCCTGGTCGGTGTTGCGCTTTGAAGTCACCGAGGACCCCAGCGCAGGCGTCGACGGTCATCGCTGGTGCCACACCCCGCAACTGGGCATGTGGAGCGGCGCGATGAGCGCCAACGGCGACGTGATGGTCGGCGAGATGCGGCTTCGGACGTTGATGCAATCGGGGGCCGACATGTTGGCGGCCGAACTCGATTCGGTGCTCGGCACCGCATGGGACGAGGCGCTCGAGCCCTACCGTGACGGCGGCGACGCCGCCGAGGTCAGCTGGCTGAGCCGGGGAGTCGGCTAG
- a CDS encoding DUF732 domain-containing protein has product MFTIRVLTAATFATGALLTAATASASPATDALFGALDGLGLPISGPAVITAGNLACDSSTSGLARDLIASRISSEFGLDPGQANQFVGISLAVYCPLR; this is encoded by the coding sequence ATGTTCACGATCCGCGTACTCACCGCAGCGACCTTCGCCACCGGCGCGCTTCTCACCGCTGCAACCGCATCGGCATCACCGGCTACCGACGCGCTGTTCGGCGCGCTTGACGGGCTCGGGTTGCCGATTTCGGGACCCGCCGTCATCACGGCGGGCAATCTGGCCTGCGATTCCTCTACCAGCGGCCTGGCCCGCGATCTGATTGCATCGCGGATCTCCAGCGAGTTCGGCCTGGACCCGGGTCAGGCGAACCAGTTCGTCGGGATCAGCCTCGCGGTCTACTGCCCGCTGCGGTAA
- a CDS encoding serine hydrolase domain-containing protein — translation MAALDAIEEWPVPTAAAAVVGPSGILAQHGDVRQRFTLASVTKPLVARAAQIAVEEGAVDLDTEAGPPGSTVRHLLAHTSGYSMHSADLMAEPGKRRVYSNYGFGVLAETIQRAADIEFAQYLTEAVCEPLGLSDTTLAGGAEAAGFGATSTVADLVAFAGDLLRPSTVSEQMHTEATQVQFPGVSGVLPGFGTQRPNDWGLGFEIRDDKSPHWTGSANSDATYGHFGQSGTFLWVDPRADLALVVLTDRDFGDWAYSRWPALSDAILREFEAD, via the coding sequence GTGGCAGCGCTTGATGCGATCGAAGAGTGGCCGGTCCCGACCGCCGCAGCCGCGGTAGTCGGACCATCCGGAATCCTGGCCCAGCACGGCGATGTCCGGCAGCGCTTCACGTTGGCGTCGGTGACCAAGCCGCTGGTGGCCCGGGCCGCGCAGATCGCGGTCGAGGAGGGCGCCGTCGACCTCGACACCGAAGCCGGCCCGCCCGGTTCCACGGTGCGTCACCTGCTGGCACACACGTCCGGCTATTCGATGCACTCGGCGGATCTGATGGCCGAGCCCGGCAAACGCCGGGTGTACTCGAACTACGGATTCGGGGTGCTCGCCGAGACGATTCAACGGGCGGCAGACATCGAGTTCGCGCAGTACCTGACCGAGGCGGTGTGCGAGCCGCTTGGCCTGTCGGACACCACGCTGGCGGGCGGTGCCGAGGCGGCCGGATTCGGAGCCACCTCGACCGTCGCTGACCTCGTCGCCTTCGCCGGCGACCTGCTGCGCCCCTCGACCGTGTCCGAACAGATGCACACCGAGGCCACCCAGGTGCAGTTTCCCGGCGTGTCGGGGGTGCTGCCCGGTTTCGGGACGCAGCGTCCCAACGACTGGGGTCTGGGCTTCGAGATCAGGGACGACAAGTCGCCGCACTGGACAGGTTCGGCGAACTCGGACGCCACCTACGGGCATTTCGGCCAGTCAGGGACGTTTTTGTGGGTGGACCCGCGGGCTGACCTAGCGCTCGTGGTGCTCACTGACCGCGATTTCGGCGACTGGGCATATTCGCGCTGGCCCGCGCTATCTGATGCCATCCTGAGAGAATTCGAAGCAGACTAG
- a CDS encoding homocysteine S-methyltransferase family protein, whose translation MSRRGSLPQLGGGLFVTDGGLETELVFHDGIDLPAFAAFPLLDSPDTRDRLRRYYDGYLAIARRHGAGFVIETPTWRANPDWASQLGYSPERLDALNRSAVELAEEVRAAATAQGLTAVVSGCVGPRGDGYDPRDAMTAEDAERYHAVQIATFADTTADQVTAITMTNAAEGIGVVRAAAAAGIPAAVSFTVETDGRLPTGQPLHEAIEQVDAETDGGAAYFMVNCAHPTHFADALDHDGEWRSRLVGLRANASSKSHAELDESTELDEGDPDDLGARHAALRDRLPAVTVLGGCCGTDARHVAAICEAWSAQ comes from the coding sequence ATGAGCCGGCGCGGGAGCCTTCCTCAGCTGGGCGGCGGCCTGTTCGTGACCGACGGCGGACTCGAAACCGAACTCGTCTTCCATGACGGCATCGACCTGCCGGCCTTCGCGGCGTTCCCGTTGCTTGACAGTCCGGACACCCGGGACCGGCTGCGGCGCTACTACGATGGGTACCTGGCGATCGCGCGCAGGCATGGCGCCGGCTTCGTCATCGAAACACCAACGTGGCGTGCCAATCCCGACTGGGCTTCACAGCTCGGATACTCACCCGAGCGGCTCGACGCGCTGAACCGTTCGGCGGTGGAGCTCGCCGAGGAGGTCCGTGCGGCGGCGACAGCCCAGGGTCTAACCGCGGTGGTGAGCGGCTGCGTGGGCCCGCGAGGCGACGGCTATGACCCGCGCGACGCGATGACGGCCGAGGATGCCGAGCGGTATCACGCGGTCCAGATCGCGACGTTCGCCGACACGACCGCCGACCAGGTCACCGCGATCACGATGACCAATGCCGCAGAGGGAATCGGTGTGGTGCGGGCCGCTGCCGCGGCGGGCATTCCGGCGGCGGTCTCGTTCACTGTCGAGACCGATGGCCGGCTGCCGACAGGTCAGCCGTTGCACGAGGCGATCGAGCAGGTTGATGCCGAAACAGACGGCGGTGCAGCGTATTTCATGGTCAACTGTGCGCATCCGACACATTTCGCGGATGCGCTCGACCACGACGGGGAGTGGCGGTCGCGGCTTGTCGGTCTGCGCGCGAACGCCTCATCGAAGAGCCACGCTGAACTCGACGAGTCCACCGAACTCGACGAGGGCGACCCCGACGACCTCGGGGCGCGGCATGCCGCCCTGCGGGATCGCTTACCCGCGGTGACGGTGCTCGGCGGGTGCTGCGGCACCGACGCGCGCCATGTGGCGGCCATCTGCGAGGCGTGGAGCGCCCAATAG
- a CDS encoding diacylglycerol kinase: MLTNPASGHGSAPHAAERAVARLHKRGIDVVAIAGTDAEHARRLVEGALERGMDALVVVGGDGIVSLALQVLAQTDIPLGIIPSGTGNDHAREFGIPAKDPEAAADVIVDGVAKTVDLGRIRSIDGAQKWFGTVMAAGFDSLVTDRTNRMKWPHGRMRYNVAMVAELSKLRLLPFSLTFDGRELDTELTLAAFGNTKSYGGGMLICPKADPTDGLLDVTMVSSASRTKLIRLFPTVFKGTHVDLDEVRTERARTITVDSPGINAYADGEYACPLPVEVSAVPGALKILTPAP, from the coding sequence ATGCTGACGAATCCGGCATCGGGGCACGGCAGTGCTCCGCACGCCGCCGAACGCGCCGTCGCACGGTTGCACAAGCGCGGCATCGACGTCGTCGCCATCGCGGGTACCGATGCCGAGCACGCGAGACGACTCGTCGAGGGTGCACTCGAACGCGGGATGGATGCGCTGGTCGTCGTCGGCGGTGACGGCATCGTCTCGCTTGCGCTGCAGGTACTTGCGCAGACCGACATCCCGCTGGGCATCATCCCGTCGGGCACCGGCAACGATCACGCTCGTGAATTCGGCATTCCGGCAAAGGATCCCGAGGCCGCGGCCGACGTCATCGTCGACGGCGTGGCCAAGACCGTCGACCTGGGTCGCATCAGGAGCATCGACGGCGCGCAGAAGTGGTTTGGCACCGTGATGGCCGCCGGCTTCGACTCACTGGTGACCGACAGGACCAACCGGATGAAGTGGCCGCACGGCCGCATGCGCTACAACGTCGCGATGGTCGCCGAGTTGTCCAAATTGCGGCTGCTGCCATTCAGCCTGACGTTCGACGGGCGCGAACTGGACACCGAATTGACGTTGGCCGCCTTCGGCAACACCAAGAGCTACGGCGGCGGCATGCTGATCTGCCCGAAAGCCGACCCCACTGACGGACTGCTGGACGTCACGATGGTGTCATCGGCGTCGCGCACGAAGCTGATCCGACTGTTCCCCACCGTATTCAAGGGCACGCACGTCGACCTCGACGAGGTCCGCACCGAGCGTGCCCGCACCATCACCGTCGACTCGCCGGGCATCAACGCCTACGCCGATGGCGAGTACGCCTGTCCGCTTCCCGTCGAGGTGTCGGCGGTGCCGGGCGCGCTGAAGATCCTGACGCCGGCCCCGTAG